From the genome of Triticum aestivum cultivar Chinese Spring chromosome 3B, IWGSC CS RefSeq v2.1, whole genome shotgun sequence, one region includes:
- the LOC123066635 gene encoding aspartic proteinase nepenthesin-1-like, with the protein MEIRLVLIVALCSSAATLVTCSSAGLHMELIHVDGKGNYTVAERVQRAMASSRQRLASFVDVSAPVHWNTSQYIAEYLIGNPPQRAEALIDTGSDLIWTQCSTCSLKGSCVMQGLPYYNASKSDSFHPVPCNDTLCLANQAHSCRPDGSCAFGAFYGAGDARGSIGTEVFAFEHGSVTLTFGCVDTLMITPGSLDGASGLIGLGRGPLSLVSQIGASKFSYCHTPYLRSNATPGASSHLFVGATARLSGGSPVMSMSFVQGPKRNPFYYVPLIGISVGKTRLSIPPMVFALKQNGTGGGVFIDSGNPTSVLINGAYRPLREELRRQLHGSLLPPPAGSGIDLCVALAQEKTVPSMVFHFSGGADMVLPPENYWVPLDDSMSCMVMHKSSYVSIIGNFQLQNMHLLYDLTKEELSFQTADCSSL; encoded by the coding sequence ATGGAAATAAGGCTGGTGCTGATCGTTGCGTTGTGCTCGAGTGCTGCTACCCTAGTTACTTGTAGTAGCGCAGGGCTACACATGGAGCTCATCCATGTCGATGGCAAGGGGAACTACACAGTGGCGGAGCGCGTGCAGcgcgccatggccagcagccggcagcGCCTGGCGTCCTTTGTCGACGTGAGCGCACCGGTCCACTGGAACACCAGCCAGTACATCGCCGAGTACCTGATCGGCAACCCACCGCAGCGCGCCGAGGCCCTCATCGACACCGGTAGCGACCTCATCTGGACGCAGTGCTCCACCTGCAGCCTCAAAGGATCCTGCGTCATGCAGGGCCTGCCCTACTATAACGCGTCCAAGTCGGACAGCTTCCACCCCGTGCCGTGCAACGACACCTTGTGCCTAGCCAACCAGGCGCACTCGTGCCGCCCGGATGGCAGCTGCGCTTTCGGGGCCTTCTACGGCGCTGGCGACGCTAGAGGGTCCATCGGCACGGAGGTCTTCGCCTTTGAACACGGCTCGGTGACGCTCACGTTCGGCTGCGTCGACACGCTGATGATCACTCCGGGGTCCCTTGACGGGGCGTCCGGCCTCATAGGGCTTGGCCGTGGCCCCCTGTCGCTCGTCTCTCAGATAGGTGCCAGCAAGTTCTCTTACTGCCACACCCCCTACCTCCGCAGCAACGCCACTCCCGGTGCCAGCAGCCACCTTTTCGTCGGCGCCACGGCGAGGCTCAGCGGCGGCAGCCCTGTGATGTCCATGTCTTTCGTGCAAGGCCCTAAGAGGAACCCATTCTACTATGTCCCACTCATCGGAATAAGCGTGGGAAAAACAAGACTTTCCATCCCACCGATGGTGTTCGCTCTGAAACAAAACGGCACCGGCGGCGGTGTCTTTATCGACTCTGGTAACCCCACTTCGGTTCTGATCAATGGGGCGTACAGGCCTCTGAGAgaggagctccggaggcagctACACGGGAGCCTCCTGCCGCCACCTGCTGGCAGTGGGATCGACCTGTGTGTGGCACTGGCGCAGGAAAAGACGGTGCCGTCCATGGTGTTCCACTTCAGTGGCGGAGCGGACATGGTGCTGCCGCCAGAGAACTACTGGGTGCCGCTGGATGATTCCATGTCATGCATGGTGATGCATAAATCCAGCTACGTGAGCATCATCGGCAACTTCCAGTTGCAGAACATGCACTTGTTGTACGACCTTACTAAGGAGGAGCTCTCTTTCCAAACTGCCGACTGCAGCTCACTGTGA